One window from the genome of Crassostrea angulata isolate pt1a10 chromosome 2, ASM2561291v2, whole genome shotgun sequence encodes:
- the LOC128174474 gene encoding uncharacterized protein LOC128174474, protein MKVHCALVIAKARVAPLKVVTIPRLELTAAVLSVKVSLFLKRELNLPIDRDYFWTDSKVVLGYINNEARRFHVYVANRVQIIRDATEPHQWHYIESASNPADQASRGLRASEINNSAWLIGPPLLWQPNIETQSVEAELHLGDPEVKSVRTLCTKTEIHRSVLDILSKFSSWTKLISFVARMQRLSNGIKGTHPTNPNERLKAELTIVKFVQHETFPDAISTLRKSENLPRTNSLKPLEAVLQDGILRVGGRLSRAALPSLYKHPIILPKDSHITLLILSHAHMETFHQGRGFTLNKLRSLGYWIVGGSKTIANYIRHCVICRKLIRPTETQRMADLPKERIEPSPPFTYCGMDCFGPFIVKQGRKEIKRYGLLFTCMCSRAIHIEMLDDMSTDAFINGLRCFIAIRGAVRQLRSDQGTNFIGAKNEFQKAVDKERICSFLTEKQCEFVFNAPSASHTGGVWERQIRTVRNILNAILLLCPGRLDDSSLRTVFYEAMSIVNCRPLTVSEIDNPDSLEPLTPNHILTGKTSSPLPPPGEFRKEDMYIRKRWRRVQFLMEQFWSRWRREYLAKITLRQKWHGVRRNIKEGDIVLVKDFALPRNQWPLGRVIESNPDEDGLVRRVKVKLQSGILERTVHKLVLLI, encoded by the coding sequence ATGAAAGTACACTGTGCCTTAGTAATTGCAAAGGCAAGAGTAGCGCCTCTAAAGGTTGTAACAATACCTCGTTTGGAATTAACAGCTGCCGTATTGTCAGTGAAGGTCAGCCTATTTCTGAAGAGGGAGCTGAACCTACCAATCGACAGAGATTACTTCTGGACAGATTCCAAAGTTGTACTTGGATACATCAACAATGAGGCTCGCAGATTCCATGTATATGTTGCAAATCGCGTTCAGATAATTAGAGATGCAACAGAACCTCATCAGTGGCATTACATAGAGTCTGCTAGCAACCCAGCTGATCAAGCCTCTCGCGGGCTTCGTGCATCTGAGATTAACAACTCTGCATGGCTGATTGGTCCTCCCCTGCTATGGCAACCGAATATTGAAACTCAAAGTGTTGAAGCAGAATTGCATCTTGGAGACCCTGAAGTGAAATCTGTGAGGACACTGTGTACCAAAACCGAAATTCATAGGAGTGTTCTTGACATTCTATCCAAATTCTCATCCTGGACAAAGCTGATATCGTTTGTTGCCAGAATGCAGAGACTCTCTAATGGTATCAAGGGAACTCATCCAACAAACCCGAATGAAAGACTCAAGGCAGAACTGACCATCGTGAAGTTTGTTCAACATGAAACTTTTCCAGACGCTATCAGCACCCTCCGTAAATCTGAAAACCTACCAAGAACAAACTCCTTGAAACCTCTAGAGGCAGTTCTACAGGATGGGATTCTTCGAGTTGGAGGTAGACTTAGTAGGGCAGCCTTGCCATCACTCTACAAACACCCGATAATCTTACCCAAGGATAGTCACATTACACTCTTGATTCTATCTCATGCTCACATGGAAACCTTTCATCAAGGAAGAGGTTTTACCCTTAACAAACTCCGGTCTCTGGGATATTGGATCGTAGGAGGTAGTAAGACGATAGCCAACTACATACGTCACTGCGTGATATGCAGGAAGTTGATAAGACCGACAGAGACGCAGAGAATGGCGGACTTGCCCAAGGAGCGTATTGAGCCATCTCCACCATTCACATATTGTGGTATGGACTGTTTTGGTCCATTCATTGTGAAACAGGGTCGAAAGGAAATAAAACGCTATGGTTTACTTTTTACCTGCATGTGCTCTCGGGCTATTCACATTGAGATGTTGGATGACATGTCTACGGACGCTTTCATCAATGGTCTTCGCTGTTTTATCGCCATTAGAGGAGCTGTTCGACAACTGCGCTCAGACCAAGGAACTAACTTCATTGGTGCAAAGAATGAGTTTCAGAAAGCTGTGGACAAAGAAAGAATATGTTCATTCTTGACAGAGAAACAGTGTGAATTTGTGTTTAACGCGCCGAGTGCTAGCCATACCGGAGGAGTGTGGGAACGTCAAATAAGAACTGTTCGTAACATTCTCAACGCCATACTATTACTTTGTCCTGGAAGACTGGATGACTCTTCACTGAGAACCGTATTCTACGAGGCAATGTCTATTGTAAACTGTCGCCCACTTACAGTTAGCGAGATAGACAACCCAGATTCGCTAGAGCCACTTACTCCGAACCACATTTTAACTGGAAAGACTTCATCTCCTCTTCCCCCTCCAGGAGAGTTCCGGAAGGAAGATATGTATATCCGCAAACGTTGGAGACGCGTTCAGTTTCTTATGGAACAGTTTTGGTCGCGATGGAGACGAGAATACTTGGCCAAGATTACCTTGCGACAGAAGTGGCACGGAGTACGTCGGAACATCAAGGAAGGAGACATTGTTCTGGTGAAGGACTTCGCTTTGCCGCGCAACCAATGGCCTCTTGGTAGAGTCATCGAAAGCAACCCAGATGAAGATGGCCTAGTGCGGAGAGTCAAGGTGAAATTGCAGTCTGGCATACTCGAGAGAACAGTTCATAAGCTTGTGTTACTTATTTAG